One Alicyclobacillus acidoterrestris DNA window includes the following coding sequences:
- a CDS encoding substrate-binding domain-containing protein: MEYCLLTLGVVPFSPPPKTTILQNAHLKKLGVSDYRVTVQVEDYKSLIEMAKQGVGIAVIPRFSIEDELREGMLIPLSVGVHAIHIDIAMIYPQNVRLSSESKLFRDFLQRAWTLPS; the protein is encoded by the coding sequence ATGGAATATTGTCTGCTTACCCTAGGTGTTGTTCCTTTTTCACCTCCACCCAAAACGACCATTCTGCAAAACGCTCATTTAAAAAAACTCGGTGTCTCGGATTACCGCGTGACCGTACAAGTGGAAGATTACAAGAGTCTGATTGAGATGGCGAAGCAAGGCGTGGGTATTGCAGTGATACCCCGTTTTAGTATCGAAGACGAATTGCGAGAGGGCATGCTCATTCCACTATCTGTTGGCGTGCATGCAATTCATATCGACATCGCAATGATTTATCCACAAAACGTCCGTCTCTCCAGTGAATCAAAGTTATTTCGGGATTTTCTTCAGCGGGCGTGGACGCTGCCCTCATGA
- a CDS encoding LysR family transcriptional regulator → MPRVEIALLETTIHRLRVFKTVVECGGFSAAARQLQMTQPTISAHIKALEQELSKSLFLRAPGRTPELTEAGHLLYSYSLDIERKTSQVEQAIHRLIETQNTISVVAQRNIANNLLPPYLASFSKAHPSVNIVLYSQTHDVVTEYVRHGKADLGLIMALGQIEGLCSDTLTQESLEIVVGPSHALSRHKVICPNELAYYPFIGGIRASTHAKMIDLYLSVLQIYKLPQGKGSEGMKKDFTPTFEKISSNPNQKFSRREVPLCIFSNHRSFPLKTG, encoded by the coding sequence GTGCCGCGGGTCGAAATCGCCTTGTTGGAAACCACGATTCACCGCCTACGCGTGTTTAAAACAGTGGTCGAATGTGGGGGGTTTAGTGCTGCCGCGCGTCAGTTGCAGATGACCCAGCCGACCATCAGCGCACACATTAAGGCACTCGAACAAGAGTTATCCAAGTCCCTCTTTCTCCGCGCACCCGGACGTACACCCGAGTTGACGGAAGCAGGACATCTCCTCTACTCGTATTCGCTCGATATCGAGCGGAAAACCAGTCAAGTCGAGCAAGCCATCCACAGACTCATCGAAACGCAAAACACGATTTCGGTCGTCGCGCAACGAAATATTGCAAACAACCTACTTCCTCCGTATCTCGCGTCATTCTCGAAGGCACACCCCAGCGTAAATATCGTCTTATATAGTCAAACGCACGATGTGGTGACGGAATACGTTCGCCACGGAAAAGCCGATCTCGGCCTCATTATGGCGCTTGGCCAGATAGAGGGCCTATGTTCGGACACGCTCACACAAGAGAGCCTCGAGATTGTGGTGGGACCGTCACACGCATTATCGCGACACAAAGTCATATGTCCCAACGAGTTAGCGTACTATCCGTTCATCGGTGGAATTCGTGCATCTACCCACGCCAAGATGATTGATTTGTATTTGAGCGTTTTGCAGATTTATAAACTCCCGCAGGGCAAGGGTTCTGAGGGCATGAAAAAGGACTTCACCCCAACCTTCGAGAAAATTTCAAGTAACCCAAACCAGAAATTTTCGAGGAGGGAAGTCCCACTATGTATATTCTCCAACCATCGCTCTTTTCCTTTGAAGACTGGTTAG
- a CDS encoding transposase, with protein MYILQPSLFSFEDWLEIDSSDRLPLFFAVLDLQPYASKLRKQSPQGAKPMNREAILRALLAAPLEGISTFTRLHERLALDICFRYQCGFRIDEAAPSVSTLSRVFSAVVELGLAEKLFIDLVSQCKEASIINGRHLAVDSAAVKSYEKKQPKSKSQETGNANWGAKYDTFGNKLAWFGYKFHLAVDTASELPVALDVTPANVFDGEMAAPLLEHVVTTHGWKIDFVMMDAGYDQVKNYETVRQYGAQAIIAMNKRGEKEPPEGIASDGTPRCTMGYNMVYWGADGDRLKFRCPHAVGKVDCPLGIAACSESNYGMVVKKRITEDIRRYCTPHRGTQNWKLLYNERTAVERCNARLKTNLTANDVHVRGIRKVKAYMFLNAIVLLASALAVNHIERHKKTA; from the coding sequence ATGTATATTCTCCAACCATCGCTCTTTTCCTTTGAAGACTGGTTAGAAATTGACTCCAGCGATCGTCTGCCCTTGTTCTTTGCTGTCTTGGATTTACAACCCTATGCTTCAAAATTGAGAAAACAGTCACCCCAAGGCGCGAAACCTATGAATCGTGAAGCGATTCTGCGTGCATTGCTGGCTGCTCCGCTTGAAGGAATCTCAACGTTCACAAGGCTTCATGAACGGTTGGCGCTAGATATATGCTTTCGCTACCAGTGTGGGTTTCGAATCGACGAAGCAGCCCCGTCGGTCTCCACACTGAGTCGCGTGTTTTCAGCCGTTGTTGAGTTGGGTCTCGCTGAGAAGCTCTTCATTGACCTGGTTAGTCAATGTAAAGAAGCGAGCATCATCAACGGACGCCATTTGGCTGTGGACAGTGCCGCCGTGAAGTCCTACGAGAAAAAACAACCTAAGTCCAAGAGCCAGGAAACGGGCAATGCCAACTGGGGCGCAAAATACGATACCTTTGGCAACAAGCTTGCTTGGTTCGGATACAAATTCCACTTGGCTGTGGACACCGCGAGTGAACTGCCAGTTGCTTTGGATGTCACACCAGCGAACGTCTTTGATGGTGAGATGGCGGCGCCATTGCTGGAACACGTCGTGACGACGCACGGTTGGAAAATCGACTTTGTCATGATGGATGCTGGATATGATCAAGTCAAAAACTATGAAACGGTTCGTCAATATGGTGCACAGGCGATTATCGCGATGAACAAGCGCGGTGAAAAAGAACCGCCTGAAGGAATCGCATCGGACGGGACGCCGCGTTGCACGATGGGATATAACATGGTGTATTGGGGTGCGGACGGTGACCGACTAAAGTTTCGCTGTCCGCACGCGGTTGGGAAGGTGGATTGTCCGCTTGGAATCGCGGCATGTTCCGAATCCAACTACGGTATGGTGGTCAAAAAGCGGATCACAGAAGATATTCGGCGGTACTGCACACCACACCGAGGCACGCAGAATTGGAAGTTGTTATACAACGAGCGAACTGCTGTAGAGCGTTGCAACGCAAGGCTTAAGACAAATTTGACGGCAAACGACGTCCATGTCCGAGGCATCCGAAAAGTAAAGGCGTACATGTTCCTCAACGCGATCGTGTTACTTGCATCGGCACTAGCTGTGAACCATATCGAACGACACAAGAAAACTGCATAA
- a CDS encoding MmgE/PrpD family protein gives MSFLANLSEYIVGCRFSDADRREAALHTIDALIAYAAGACTDEGRALRERMFVRAASQPVARTSPVPFGFDEQNLLDRLLLKSATIRLTEVDDIHLASCITPASVIVPTACELFTDTSTSKNAMCDFLDSILIGYEVMSKLGMAIDGARIVYQGIWSTLFCAAFGAAAVSARQLRLPQAQVQHALALALNLSIGATRSGCVAAMVAANGFTGEPAAIDSRWFQRMYGIQVDTERLRADLHEAVEIYQTSLKPYCSAKQVIPAIEGLRAILTKQGVSREDV, from the coding sequence GTGTCATTCCTAGCGAATTTATCAGAGTATATTGTGGGGTGTCGCTTTTCTGATGCAGATAGGCGGGAGGCGGCACTTCACACCATCGATGCGCTCATCGCTTACGCAGCGGGGGCGTGTACAGATGAGGGACGTGCGCTGCGCGAGCGAATGTTTGTGCGGGCGGCAAGCCAACCAGTAGCCCGCACGTCACCTGTTCCGTTTGGGTTCGATGAGCAGAATCTATTAGACCGACTACTGCTAAAAAGTGCTACAATTCGGTTAACCGAGGTTGATGACATTCACCTAGCGTCCTGTATTACGCCCGCGTCTGTCATCGTTCCGACGGCCTGCGAACTGTTTACTGATACATCTACATCAAAAAACGCGATGTGCGATTTCTTGGACTCCATACTCATTGGCTACGAAGTCATGAGCAAATTGGGAATGGCGATAGATGGTGCGCGTATCGTCTATCAGGGAATTTGGAGTACGCTTTTTTGCGCCGCTTTCGGTGCCGCTGCCGTCAGCGCTAGGCAACTGCGGTTGCCACAGGCGCAAGTACAGCATGCACTTGCCCTTGCGCTCAACTTATCCATCGGTGCGACCAGATCTGGCTGTGTGGCAGCCATGGTAGCGGCGAATGGCTTTACAGGCGAACCAGCAGCCATCGATAGTCGTTGGTTCCAGCGTATGTACGGCATCCAAGTAGATACTGAAAGATTGCGCGCTGATTTGCACGAAGCAGTCGAAATTTATCAGACCAGCCTGAAACCGTATTGTTCTGCCAAACAAGTCATCCCGGCTATCGAAGGCCTGCGCGCGATTCTGACAAAACAGGGCGTTTCGAGGGAAGACGTTTAA
- a CDS encoding LeuD/DmdB family oxidoreductase small subunit has protein sequence MKARGRCWKFGDNIPTDQIVRADRVLLSMQDMAKHVLENLNPDFAREVKPGDTLVAGKHFGQPSGRAVAPKAIQATGVGAVVVEYASRLFYRNCFEIGLPILECAGITNFVHDGDILSVDMTDGRIHNETTHQTVYANPVDPFLMDMLRAGGIIPMAAKLAGED, from the coding sequence ATGAAAGCGCGGGGACGGTGCTGGAAATTTGGGGATAACATCCCGACGGATCAGATTGTGCGAGCGGATAGGGTATTGTTATCGATGCAAGACATGGCAAAGCACGTGTTGGAGAACTTGAATCCAGATTTCGCTCGGGAGGTAAAACCGGGTGACACTTTGGTGGCGGGAAAACACTTCGGGCAACCGTCCGGTCGAGCGGTCGCGCCCAAGGCGATTCAAGCCACAGGCGTCGGTGCGGTGGTTGTCGAGTATGCATCTCGCTTGTTCTACCGAAATTGTTTTGAAATCGGGCTTCCGATTTTGGAATGCGCAGGTATTACGAATTTTGTTCATGATGGCGATATCCTGTCTGTCGATATGACGGATGGCCGAATTCACAATGAAACGACTCATCAGACGGTTTATGCGAATCCGGTTGACCCCTTCTTAATGGACATGTTGCGTGCAGGGGGCATTATTCCAATGGCGGCCAAGCTTGCGGGTGAGGATTGA
- a CDS encoding hydantoinase/oxoprolinase family protein, whose amino-acid sequence MVSNKAISTRGTRDIYRIGRGNRPDAYHFFFHRPRPLVPRHLTFEVTGRMLANGDEWTPIDEGEIEALCQKLSEHQVEAVAVCFLHSYANPAHEERVGKIIRSRLPDCYVSLSHEILRAYREYERTSTTVLNAYVGPKVSRYINELSSKMNGIGFAGHFSIMQSNGGIMAPEIAAKRPVNMMESGPVGGIIASAEIGRSLGHMNIIAFDMGGTIAKASLIRAGEVMMSEMYYIGGYASGHAVMIPVVDVVEVGTGGGSIAWIDEVGTLRVGPQSAGADPAPICYGKGGSEPTFTDAFVVLGRVGAQDFLGGDLKLDELSAIQGIQRKLADVLHIGVYQAAQAVIQIAINNMSLAVRQVSVEKGYDPREFALVASGGAGPLSALAIARELHIPTVIIPRFPAHFSAIGMLLTDEKHDFVRTYYGALEDIDFEQLVKVHDDMLAEARGVVQSESMTTATVVYQTCLDVRYVGQEFTLSVPVSDEQLRQARIQEIHDAFDNIHQQRFGHQAPHEPVEMVNIRLNARSTSGIVCRRITCWQVLRSFRNTRQPRSFIKETFVLSVKLVS is encoded by the coding sequence GTGGTTTCCAACAAGGCGATTTCGACCCGCGGCACGCGGGATATCTACCGAATTGGCAGAGGCAATCGGCCAGACGCGTACCACTTCTTTTTCCATCGCCCTCGGCCGCTGGTGCCAAGACACCTGACGTTTGAGGTGACGGGCAGGATGCTTGCGAACGGCGACGAATGGACGCCGATTGACGAAGGGGAGATAGAGGCGCTTTGCCAAAAGTTGTCGGAGCACCAGGTCGAGGCTGTGGCGGTGTGTTTTCTCCATTCCTACGCCAATCCGGCGCACGAGGAACGCGTCGGCAAAATCATTCGATCGCGTTTGCCGGACTGTTACGTTTCGCTGTCTCATGAAATTCTTCGCGCGTATCGAGAGTATGAACGGACGTCGACGACCGTGTTAAATGCCTATGTAGGCCCCAAAGTCAGCCGCTACATCAACGAATTGAGTAGCAAAATGAATGGAATTGGATTCGCGGGACATTTCTCCATTATGCAATCCAACGGCGGGATTATGGCTCCTGAAATTGCTGCGAAGAGGCCCGTAAACATGATGGAATCGGGTCCAGTCGGAGGAATTATCGCGTCTGCGGAGATTGGCCGGTCGTTGGGACATATGAATATCATCGCGTTTGATATGGGCGGGACGATTGCGAAGGCCAGCTTAATTCGCGCCGGTGAAGTCATGATGTCCGAAATGTACTACATCGGTGGCTATGCGAGTGGCCATGCGGTGATGATTCCGGTCGTTGATGTCGTCGAGGTTGGCACGGGCGGGGGAAGCATTGCGTGGATTGACGAAGTCGGTACGCTGCGTGTGGGACCGCAGAGTGCGGGGGCTGATCCCGCACCGATTTGTTACGGCAAAGGCGGTTCTGAACCGACGTTCACCGATGCATTTGTCGTTTTGGGTAGAGTTGGTGCACAGGATTTCTTGGGTGGCGATTTGAAGCTGGATGAGCTATCGGCGATTCAGGGAATTCAGCGCAAGCTAGCAGACGTGTTACATATTGGCGTGTACCAAGCGGCTCAAGCCGTGATTCAAATCGCCATCAACAACATGTCGCTCGCTGTCCGGCAGGTTTCCGTAGAAAAGGGATATGACCCTCGTGAATTCGCACTTGTCGCCTCCGGCGGCGCAGGTCCGTTGAGCGCACTCGCCATCGCGCGCGAACTTCATATCCCGACGGTGATTATTCCGCGTTTTCCCGCGCACTTCTCGGCAATTGGCATGCTCCTGACGGATGAAAAACACGACTTTGTTCGAACGTACTACGGGGCGCTGGAGGACATCGACTTCGAACAGCTCGTCAAGGTTCACGACGACATGCTGGCGGAAGCCAGGGGAGTGGTTCAAAGTGAATCGATGACCACCGCAACCGTCGTTTACCAAACCTGTCTCGATGTGCGCTATGTCGGTCAGGAGTTTACACTCTCCGTGCCCGTTTCGGATGAACAGCTTCGGCAGGCTCGCATTCAGGAGATTCACGATGCCTTTGATAACATTCATCAGCAGCGGTTTGGTCACCAAGCACCCCATGAGCCGGTGGAGATGGTGAACATCCGATTGAATGCCCGGTCTACGAGCGGGATAGTTTGCCGCCGAATTACGTGTTGGCAGGTCCTGCGCTCGTTCAGGAATACGCGTCAACCACGGTCATTTATCAAGGAGACATTTGTACTGTCAGTCAAACTGGTGAGTTAG
- a CDS encoding hydantoinase B/oxoprolinase family protein — MAKYKEDGFYPGDVLITNHQAVAGQHLNNIVIYTPFFYDEALIGFAMVRAHWMDVGGLSTGFGGGVKIGDPWMEGLQLNQLKIYEAGRVNETLMAILNDNIRYPNSSLGDMRAQIAACHLAERRLSELFSKYGRDTVMAYLELIFAKTEERCRKVIANIPDGVYEAESFLDNDGDNLTEPVRIHARVIVDGEAMTIDLSGCSQARKGAINSRTLAGAMVAYKALTAPFDPVNEGSFRALRVVIPEGNIMMARYPSPMAKWSIILPTVIDTVLAALANAIPEQIPVAHFGTLGGSITCFGVDPRTNKPFVLQGIEGGGWGGRPHEDGESAAVSVCQGDVRNAPIESIEIKAPVIVEERRLRQDSGGAGTFRGGLGFDVRIRNVTEVQWNLSQGRRSQCPPWGLWGGKPGEVSDYLLKLPGETVWRSVDVVRHAVPAGSEVLVRTPGGGGWGNPFERDVERVRLDVLEEFVSLDCARTDYGVVLCEDGSIDVDGTNHLRRMSGESSACGYGAAR, encoded by the coding sequence ATGGCGAAATACAAAGAGGACGGTTTTTACCCAGGGGACGTACTCATAACCAATCACCAGGCGGTCGCAGGCCAGCATTTGAATAACATCGTCATCTATACGCCATTTTTTTATGACGAAGCGTTGATAGGTTTTGCGATGGTGCGCGCGCATTGGATGGATGTCGGCGGCCTGAGCACGGGATTTGGTGGGGGTGTGAAGATTGGTGATCCGTGGATGGAAGGGTTACAACTCAATCAGCTTAAAATATACGAGGCCGGGCGTGTCAACGAGACTTTGATGGCTATCCTGAACGACAACATCCGCTACCCGAATTCCTCGCTAGGGGATATGCGTGCACAAATTGCGGCCTGCCACTTGGCCGAGCGCAGGCTTTCTGAGCTGTTTTCCAAATATGGGCGGGATACGGTTATGGCGTACCTTGAACTCATTTTTGCGAAGACAGAGGAGCGGTGCCGCAAGGTCATCGCGAACATTCCGGATGGCGTGTACGAAGCCGAATCGTTTTTGGACAATGACGGGGACAATTTGACGGAGCCCGTCCGCATTCATGCGCGTGTCATCGTCGATGGGGAAGCGATGACCATCGATTTATCCGGGTGTTCGCAAGCGCGTAAAGGGGCTATCAACTCTCGCACACTGGCTGGGGCCATGGTTGCGTACAAAGCTTTAACTGCGCCGTTCGATCCGGTCAACGAAGGCTCCTTCCGAGCCCTTCGGGTCGTGATTCCTGAAGGCAATATCATGATGGCCCGGTACCCCAGTCCGATGGCGAAATGGAGCATCATTCTGCCGACCGTGATAGATACCGTGCTGGCTGCGTTGGCAAACGCCATTCCAGAACAGATTCCGGTGGCGCACTTTGGCACACTTGGGGGATCTATTACCTGTTTTGGCGTGGATCCAAGAACGAATAAACCGTTTGTACTCCAGGGCATTGAGGGCGGCGGCTGGGGTGGCCGTCCGCACGAGGATGGGGAATCGGCGGCTGTGTCGGTTTGTCAGGGCGATGTTCGCAACGCGCCCATTGAGAGTATCGAAATCAAGGCGCCCGTGATTGTGGAAGAGCGGCGTTTGCGCCAGGACTCTGGTGGCGCCGGAACGTTTCGCGGCGGCCTCGGCTTCGATGTGCGGATTCGCAATGTAACGGAAGTTCAGTGGAATCTCTCGCAAGGCCGCCGCAGTCAATGTCCGCCTTGGGGACTGTGGGGCGGCAAGCCCGGGGAGGTATCCGATTATCTACTGAAGTTGCCGGGAGAGACGGTGTGGCGCAGTGTGGATGTCGTGCGGCATGCGGTTCCGGCGGGATCGGAAGTACTTGTGCGCACGCCGGGCGGCGGTGGCTGGGGCAACCCATTTGAACGGGATGTCGAACGCGTGCGTCTTGACGTCCTAGAGGAATTTGTCAGCCTGGATTGTGCGCGCACCGACTATGGCGTGGTTCTTTGCGAGGACGGTTCCATCGATGTTGATGGCACGAACCATCTGCGTCGCATGTCTGGCGAGTCATCGGCATGTGGGTACGGGGCCGCGCGATAG
- a CDS encoding 3-isopropylmalate dehydratase large subunit, whose amino-acid sequence MGKTFAEKVMAKAAGIEQATAGQVINVYPDLIMSHAASWRCIRTLEKMGTDELYDVKRIAMVMDHNSPARTAKTAADQKLCRAFAKSKGIDKFYDVDAGIAHVVLMEDGHVRPGMVLIGTDSHSTIYGALGAAGTGVGFSEVTATWVSGYLWMKVPNSIKVVINGPLSPGTTAKDVMLKLIGDVSADGGTYCSIEFHGSYVRGLSVSERMTLCNLAMELGAKFAYVPPDEVTRAYLAERGVQPHEYEEIYPDEDAVYSRVITVEGAELTPQIACPHTVDHVLPISAVAGQKVDQVFIGSCANAKYDDLAQAAAILKGHKVAPGVRLIVTPASKHVLERIVKDGIFSTFLESGAMLTNPGCGACAGDGGVMADGEVTLSTANRNFQGRMGSYHAQIYLGSPAVAAATAIRGVITDPSEFFAKEA is encoded by the coding sequence ATGGGCAAGACGTTTGCAGAAAAAGTCATGGCGAAGGCAGCAGGTATCGAACAGGCTACGGCAGGGCAGGTCATCAACGTATATCCCGACCTTATCATGAGTCACGCTGCGAGCTGGCGCTGTATTCGCACACTCGAGAAAATGGGCACAGATGAACTCTACGATGTGAAGCGAATCGCCATGGTGATGGATCACAATTCACCCGCCCGGACCGCAAAAACCGCGGCAGACCAAAAACTGTGTCGAGCGTTTGCCAAGAGCAAAGGGATTGACAAGTTTTACGACGTGGATGCCGGGATTGCACACGTGGTACTGATGGAAGATGGTCACGTCCGTCCGGGCATGGTACTGATTGGAACAGACTCGCACTCGACGATTTATGGTGCGCTGGGCGCTGCGGGCACTGGGGTTGGTTTTAGTGAAGTGACTGCCACTTGGGTTTCTGGGTATCTGTGGATGAAGGTGCCCAACTCTATCAAAGTGGTTATCAATGGTCCGTTATCGCCAGGGACGACAGCGAAAGATGTGATGCTGAAATTGATAGGGGACGTATCTGCGGATGGGGGGACATATTGCTCGATTGAATTTCACGGGAGTTATGTTCGAGGGCTCAGCGTGTCCGAGCGCATGACATTGTGTAATTTGGCGATGGAGCTCGGTGCGAAATTTGCTTATGTGCCCCCAGATGAGGTGACGCGGGCCTATCTCGCAGAGCGGGGCGTGCAACCACACGAATATGAGGAGATCTATCCGGACGAGGATGCGGTATATAGCAGGGTCATTACGGTTGAAGGCGCAGAGCTGACGCCTCAAATTGCTTGTCCACACACGGTCGATCATGTCTTACCCATCTCCGCTGTGGCCGGGCAAAAGGTAGATCAAGTGTTTATTGGCTCCTGTGCGAATGCGAAATATGACGATCTCGCCCAAGCCGCCGCCATCCTGAAGGGCCACAAGGTAGCGCCTGGCGTTCGCCTCATTGTCACGCCGGCGTCGAAACATGTCCTCGAGAGGATTGTCAAAGATGGAATCTTTTCCACATTCCTTGAAAGTGGCGCGATGCTCACCAATCCTGGTTGTGGTGCATGCGCAGGGGATGGCGGCGTGATGGCGGACGGGGAAGTGACGCTTTCAACGGCCAATCGGAATTTTCAGGGGCGGATGGGAAGTTATCACGCGCAGATTTACTTGGGGAGCCCTGCGGTTGCCGCAGCGACGGCCATTCGCGGTGTGATTACCGACCCTAGTGAATTTTTTGCGAAGGAGGCGTAA
- a CDS encoding LeuD/DmdB family oxidoreductase small subunit, protein MVGGTCIKFGDSINTDVIIPARYLVSIDPQELAEHAFEPLGEEVQNRLRQSKVVVAGVNFGCGSAREQAASCLVGAGIQVVIAKSFARVFFRNSINTGLLAVECPDAVEHIGDGDSVFVDATEGTVTVGSDTFHFEPYPESLRKILDAGGLIPYVTQHVVAGRR, encoded by the coding sequence ATGGTCGGTGGAACTTGCATCAAATTTGGCGACAGTATCAACACGGACGTCATTATCCCCGCTCGCTATCTGGTCAGCATTGATCCACAGGAATTGGCGGAACACGCTTTTGAACCACTCGGCGAGGAGGTTCAGAATCGACTCCGGCAATCAAAAGTCGTCGTCGCTGGTGTCAACTTCGGTTGCGGCAGTGCGAGAGAGCAGGCAGCTTCCTGCTTGGTTGGCGCAGGCATCCAAGTGGTCATTGCAAAGTCGTTTGCTCGGGTCTTCTTTCGCAATAGCATCAATACCGGCTTATTAGCTGTGGAATGTCCAGATGCGGTCGAACATATCGGCGACGGTGATTCGGTATTTGTCGATGCCACGGAGGGAACGGTGACCGTTGGTTCCGACACCTTTCATTTTGAACCGTATCCGGAGAGTTTACGGAAGATTTTGGACGCTGGTGGTTTGATTCCGTACGTCACACAGCATGTGGTGGCCGGGAGGAGGTAA
- a CDS encoding hydantoinase B/oxoprolinase family protein — protein MREVMRQQVDPVTLEVIRNALPAISNEMSADLQRASYNMMVYEVRDYCCALVDKKGRLISQNLGGVSHFVADLA, from the coding sequence ATGCGTGAGGTGATGCGCCAACAGGTGGATCCAGTGACCTTGGAAGTGATTCGCAACGCACTGCCCGCGATTTCGAACGAGATGTCCGCAGATCTGCAGCGGGCCTCTTATAACATGATGGTGTATGAAGTCAGAGATTATTGCTGTGCGCTCGTGGATAAAAAAGGCCGTCTCATCTCGCAAAACCTGGGGGGCGTCTCGCACTTTGTTGCAGACCTGGCCTGA
- a CDS encoding GrpB family protein, producing MDERRYDADWVELHDYTPTWRSRFEREQKVLAEALGDVALDIQHVGSTSVPGLCAKPIIDIIVGVRSLKQFSVCDIRTLEQLGYVFRGDAGIAGRLFFRKGVPRAQFHLSVVAKDGEQWTKHVLFRDYLRHHESDAKAYASLKMTLASQYSHDRTTYTSRKGPLIAAILRKAYRWRNA from the coding sequence ATGGATGAACGGCGTTATGATGCCGACTGGGTAGAACTTCACGACTACACTCCCACGTGGCGATCTCGATTTGAACGTGAACAGAAGGTTCTCGCAGAGGCATTGGGTGACGTGGCTTTGGACATCCAGCACGTTGGCAGCACGTCTGTGCCTGGACTTTGTGCGAAGCCCATCATCGACATCATTGTCGGCGTGCGCAGTCTCAAGCAGTTTTCGGTGTGTGATATTCGGACTTTGGAGCAGCTTGGATACGTTTTCCGAGGCGACGCGGGAATTGCCGGTCGCCTATTTTTCCGTAAAGGGGTACCGCGGGCGCAATTCCATTTGAGCGTTGTCGCAAAAGATGGGGAGCAATGGACGAAGCATGTTCTGTTTCGCGATTACTTGCGACATCACGAATCCGACGCGAAGGCCTACGCCTCGCTGAAAATGACTTTAGCATCCCAATATAGTCACGACCGAACAACGTATACGTCCCGTAAGGGCCCACTCATTGCAGCGATACTTCGTAAGGCGTACAGATGGCGCAACGCATGA
- a CDS encoding ornithine cyclodeaminase family protein, with protein MRILSNEDVQQVLTLEECIEALEVAYKEYTLGKAANRPCNHTYFPVMDERFPGFQFRFKSQEGGNITSGVWALRITSDMVGTETLAGGVKRRRLLPVASGNRYCGLVTLYSLQHLEPLAIIHDSYMQKMRVGATSALGIRALANPDARVAGLFGSGWQASSHLEYMLLVRPSIEEVRVYSPTKDNRERFAKEWSERTGKRIIAVDHPRDAVQGCQIVTCATAAYDPCFDGRWLEPGTHVTSITSPDGTANRRELDDTTFDRADKIVVFSREQIHHDNQIDILGPVERGLKNYEDIGEIGELLLGRIGGRTSPDDITIFANNTGMGLQFAAVGARVLALAEARGLGHEVPTEWFLEATSP; from the coding sequence ATGCGAATTTTAAGTAATGAAGACGTGCAACAAGTGTTGACGTTGGAGGAGTGCATTGAAGCGCTGGAGGTCGCTTATAAGGAGTACACATTGGGAAAGGCGGCAAACCGGCCGTGCAATCACACCTATTTTCCAGTGATGGATGAGCGGTTTCCAGGTTTTCAATTCCGTTTTAAGTCACAGGAGGGCGGCAACATCACGAGTGGCGTGTGGGCGCTGCGCATCACGTCCGATATGGTGGGAACCGAGACCCTCGCAGGTGGCGTGAAGCGGCGGCGGTTGTTGCCGGTGGCGAGTGGCAACCGATACTGCGGTCTCGTGACGCTGTACTCGCTCCAACATTTGGAGCCCCTTGCCATCATTCATGACAGCTACATGCAAAAAATGCGGGTTGGCGCCACTTCTGCATTGGGGATTCGCGCGCTTGCGAACCCGGATGCTCGGGTAGCCGGGCTGTTCGGATCAGGCTGGCAGGCCTCCTCACACCTCGAGTACATGCTGCTCGTGCGCCCGAGTATCGAAGAGGTGCGGGTATACAGCCCCACGAAGGACAACCGGGAACGGTTTGCAAAAGAATGGAGCGAGCGAACAGGTAAACGGATTATCGCTGTGGACCATCCGCGGGACGCAGTTCAAGGTTGCCAAATTGTGACGTGCGCCACTGCCGCTTACGACCCGTGTTTCGATGGCCGCTGGTTGGAGCCAGGCACGCACGTTACGTCTATCACGAGCCCAGACGGCACGGCCAATCGGCGGGAGTTGGACGATACCACGTTCGACAGGGCGGACAAAATTGTCGTCTTTTCGCGCGAGCAGATTCATCACGACAATCAGATTGACATTTTGGGTCCGGTCGAACGCGGTCTCAAAAACTATGAGGATATCGGTGAAATCGGCGAATTGTTGTTGGGCAGGATTGGCGGAAGGACGAGTCCTGACGACATTACGATTTTTGCGAATAACACAGGCATGGGGCTGCAATTTGCCGCTGTCGGGGCGCGCGTGCTCGCACTCGCCGAGGCGCGGGGGCTTGGACACGAGGTTCCGACGGAGTGGTTTCTTGAGGCGACGTCGCCGTAA